A DNA window from Vibrio cidicii contains the following coding sequences:
- a CDS encoding LysR family transcriptional regulator, which produces MLRDYDLNLLTVFDAVMTLGSVSKAADKLNMTSAAVSQNLARLREQIGEPLFVRQGRGLQPTQHALNMHKHISQGLSAIRFGLETDASFDPATSKREFVIGGHTYFDLAVLPQLLQRVGQIAPDITVNLKSYEDNHFTPSQVLSEREADLFLSSLPISHPSIITLQAAQEELVVVYAQNHPRLSGTLTKEQFFAEKHTALNSRRFGNYMFSSLVEQALPTRKIHYQSDSMLNLMATAAMTDLLCFTPKRLADMWADKFGLQIQPLPFEIRAVPTFICWHKAKQQDKGLIWLREQIEAVLSE; this is translated from the coding sequence ATGCTGCGTGATTATGACCTAAACCTACTAACCGTGTTTGATGCAGTAATGACTTTAGGATCTGTCAGTAAAGCGGCAGACAAGCTAAATATGACTTCTGCGGCGGTGAGTCAGAACTTGGCTCGATTGCGCGAGCAAATTGGTGAACCACTGTTTGTGCGACAAGGGCGCGGTTTACAACCGACTCAACACGCACTTAATATGCACAAACATATTTCACAGGGGCTAAGCGCCATTCGTTTTGGGTTGGAAACGGATGCCTCCTTTGACCCGGCAACCAGCAAACGTGAATTTGTTATTGGTGGTCATACTTACTTTGATTTAGCGGTGTTACCTCAGTTACTACAAAGAGTCGGCCAGATTGCGCCCGATATCACCGTCAATTTAAAGTCCTATGAAGATAACCATTTCACCCCCAGTCAGGTGTTGAGTGAACGGGAAGCGGATCTTTTTTTGTCGTCATTGCCCATCAGCCACCCTTCTATCATCACTTTGCAAGCCGCACAGGAAGAGTTAGTGGTGGTGTATGCCCAAAATCACCCTCGTCTTAGCGGGACGCTTACTAAGGAACAGTTTTTTGCAGAGAAGCATACTGCGTTAAACAGCCGCCGTTTTGGTAATTACATGTTTTCCAGCTTAGTTGAGCAAGCCCTCCCGACGCGCAAAATTCATTATCAAAGTGATTCCATGCTTAACTTGATGGCTACGGCAGCGATGACGGATTTGCTCTGTTTTACGCCAAAGCGCTTAGCTGATATGTGGGCCGATAAATTTGGCTTACAAATCCAACCATTGCCGTTTGAAATACGCGCCGTTCCTACGTTTATCTGTTGGCATAAAGCCAAGCAGCAAGATAAAGGATTGATCTGGCTGCGTGAGCAAATTGAGGCTGTTCTCTCTGAATAG
- a CDS encoding zinc ribbon domain-containing protein, translating into MNENLCPQCQNELQWNGQYHCQQCEQDFKKVGFCPECTAELEKLQACGAANYFCNTCNELKSKSRVRFVFQSIS; encoded by the coding sequence ATGAATGAAAATCTCTGCCCACAGTGTCAAAACGAATTGCAATGGAATGGCCAATATCATTGCCAGCAGTGTGAGCAAGATTTTAAGAAAGTAGGATTTTGCCCAGAATGTACGGCAGAATTGGAAAAACTGCAGGCGTGTGGCGCTGCAAACTACTTTTGTAATACGTGCAATGAACTCAAATCCAAATCTCGAGTACGGTTTGTCTTTCAGTCCATCAGTTAA
- the guaB gene encoding IMP dehydrogenase produces the protein MLRIAKEALTFDDVLLVPAHSTVLPNTADLRTQLTKNITLNIPMISASMDTVTEARLAIALAQEGGIGFIHKNMSIEQQAAEVRQVKKFEAGVVSDPVTVSPDASIADVVALTEKHGFAGFPVVTESNELVGIITGRDVRFVTDLSKKVSSVMTPKANLAAVKEGATRAEVQEKMHEARVEKVLVVNDEFQLTGMITAKDFHKAERKPNACKDERGRLRVGAAVGAGAGNEERVAALVEAGVDVLLIDSSHGHSEGVLQRIRATREAFPHLDIIGGNVATAAGAKALIEAGVSAVKVGIGPGSICTTRIVTGVGVPQITAIADAAEVANQYGIPVIADGGIRFSGDICKAIAAGASCVMVGSMFAGTEEAPGEVILYNGRSYKAYRGMGSLGAMSQGSSDRYFQSDNAADKLVPEGIEGRIAYKGRLKEIVHQQMGGLRSSMGLTGSATIEEMRTKAEFVRITGAGMQESHVHDVQITKEAPNYRLG, from the coding sequence ATGCTAAGAATTGCCAAAGAAGCGCTGACATTCGATGACGTACTGCTCGTGCCAGCACACTCCACCGTTCTCCCAAACACCGCTGACCTTCGCACTCAGCTGACCAAGAACATTACCCTCAATATTCCGATGATCTCTGCTTCTATGGATACTGTGACGGAAGCCCGTCTGGCTATCGCATTAGCGCAGGAAGGTGGCATAGGCTTTATCCACAAAAACATGTCCATCGAACAGCAGGCTGCTGAAGTTCGCCAAGTGAAAAAATTTGAAGCAGGTGTGGTGAGCGATCCGGTGACGGTCAGCCCTGACGCGTCTATCGCGGATGTGGTGGCACTTACAGAAAAACACGGTTTTGCCGGTTTCCCAGTGGTGACAGAAAGCAATGAACTGGTGGGTATTATCACCGGTCGTGACGTGCGTTTTGTCACTGATCTTTCTAAGAAAGTCTCTTCTGTGATGACGCCAAAAGCGAACCTTGCAGCGGTCAAAGAAGGTGCAACCCGCGCAGAAGTGCAAGAAAAAATGCACGAAGCACGCGTGGAGAAAGTGCTGGTGGTGAATGATGAGTTCCAACTGACCGGCATGATCACTGCAAAAGACTTCCATAAAGCAGAACGTAAACCGAATGCGTGTAAAGATGAGCGTGGTCGTCTTCGTGTTGGCGCTGCAGTTGGCGCTGGTGCTGGGAATGAAGAGCGTGTTGCTGCACTGGTTGAAGCGGGTGTTGACGTATTGCTGATTGATTCTTCACACGGCCATTCTGAAGGCGTGCTGCAACGTATTCGCGCGACTCGCGAAGCGTTTCCTCATCTTGATATTATCGGCGGCAACGTGGCAACGGCTGCGGGCGCAAAAGCACTGATTGAAGCTGGCGTAAGTGCAGTGAAAGTGGGCATTGGCCCAGGTTCTATCTGTACGACGCGTATCGTAACGGGTGTGGGTGTGCCACAAATCACTGCGATTGCCGATGCTGCTGAAGTGGCTAACCAATACGGGATTCCAGTTATCGCTGATGGCGGTATCCGCTTCTCTGGTGACATTTGTAAAGCGATTGCGGCGGGCGCTTCTTGCGTCATGGTCGGCTCGATGTTTGCGGGTACTGAAGAAGCACCGGGTGAAGTGATTCTGTACAACGGCCGTTCTTACAAAGCTTACCGTGGCATGGGCTCTTTGGGTGCGATGTCTCAAGGTTCCTCTGATCGTTACTTCCAATCTGATAACGCGGCAGACAAGCTGGTTCCAGAAGGCATTGAAGGCCGCATCGCTTACAAAGGCCGCCTGAAAGAGATCGTTCACCAACAAATGGGCGGTCTGCGCTCAAGCATGGGTCTGACGGGCAGTGCCACCATCGAAGAGATGCGTACCAAAGCCGAGTTTGTGCGTATCACTGGTGCCGGTATGCAAGAGTCTCACGTTCATGACGTACAGATCACCAAAGAAGCGCCAAACTACCGTTTAGGCTAA
- a CDS encoding sensor domain-containing diguanylate cyclase: MDSNKLLQAHRAVNSLLGKLALGLEKDQLNQEIISLSEQLFGARKASILRFDPQRNTLHVEYAPSLPDFYNQAIEGVSIGETVGSCGAAAFLRQTVVVENIKLHPNWQPYLALTQKANLHACWSVPVLSQDEQVLGTFAIYSDKPSFPSEAELEILQMLASLYAVALEKYQCEQQLYDHVNRDPLTQCYNRRMLLQSPHQLFSTQEHGQAVVGCFFVDVDDFKYINDRFGHDVGDQVLIDLAQWLMTRSPQEAMIARYGGDEFVIIATFASEKDFEHFYRQLRIGIKLFFVIEDYSVAVSIGAACTLARGAIDLNKLIRQADLSMYRVKRQHRGISAGLS; encoded by the coding sequence ATGGACAGCAACAAGCTTTTGCAGGCTCACCGTGCGGTGAATAGCCTGCTGGGTAAATTGGCTCTTGGGCTGGAGAAAGATCAGCTCAATCAAGAGATCATTTCACTGTCTGAACAGCTCTTTGGCGCACGCAAAGCTTCGATCTTAAGGTTTGATCCCCAACGAAACACTCTGCACGTCGAATATGCTCCTTCTTTACCCGACTTTTACAACCAAGCAATCGAAGGGGTAAGCATCGGTGAAACGGTGGGATCTTGCGGCGCTGCGGCTTTTCTACGGCAAACGGTGGTTGTTGAAAACATCAAGCTTCATCCTAATTGGCAACCTTATCTCGCGTTAACGCAAAAAGCGAATCTACATGCTTGTTGGTCGGTCCCCGTTTTGTCGCAAGATGAACAAGTGCTCGGAACCTTTGCGATTTATAGCGATAAGCCCTCTTTCCCTTCAGAAGCTGAGCTGGAAATACTGCAGATGTTAGCTTCCTTGTACGCGGTTGCGCTAGAGAAGTATCAGTGTGAACAGCAGCTTTATGATCATGTTAACCGTGATCCTCTCACCCAATGTTACAATCGGCGAATGTTACTGCAATCTCCGCATCAATTGTTCTCTACACAGGAACATGGGCAAGCGGTGGTGGGGTGCTTTTTTGTCGATGTCGATGATTTTAAATACATCAATGATCGCTTTGGGCATGATGTGGGCGATCAAGTCTTAATTGATCTCGCGCAGTGGCTGATGACTCGCAGCCCGCAAGAAGCCATGATTGCTCGTTATGGCGGTGATGAGTTTGTCATCATTGCGACTTTTGCTTCCGAGAAAGACTTTGAGCACTTTTATCGCCAGTTACGCATCGGGATCAAATTGTTCTTTGTCATAGAAGATTATTCTGTGGCTGTCAGTATTGGCGCGGCATGCACACTGGCTCGAGGTGCGATTGATCTCAACAAACTGATTCGCCAGGCCGATCTCAGCATGTATCGTGTCAAGCGCCAGCATCGTGGCATCAGTGCAGGTTTAAGCTGA
- a CDS encoding GPR1/FUN34/YaaH family transporter, which translates to MSTKLANPAPLGLMGFGMTTILLNIHNAGFFPIDSMILAMGIFYGGLSQVIVGIMCFKRGDTFGTTAFTSYGLFWLTLVGLIVMPKMGLPASPAPFMGWYLALWGIFTGFMFIGSLCYPTAKQVVFGSLTVLFALLAARDFTGSELIGTIAGFEGIFCGASAVYFAMAQVLNNEYGRTILPIGEKKAPAVKAQELAA; encoded by the coding sequence ATGTCTACTAAACTGGCTAACCCAGCGCCACTCGGTCTGATGGGTTTTGGTATGACCACCATCCTGCTGAACATCCATAACGCAGGTTTTTTCCCAATCGACTCTATGATTCTGGCAATGGGCATCTTTTACGGTGGTCTGAGCCAAGTGATCGTCGGCATCATGTGCTTTAAACGTGGCGACACGTTTGGTACGACGGCCTTCACCTCTTACGGTCTTTTCTGGCTGACTTTAGTCGGTTTGATCGTGATGCCAAAAATGGGTCTGCCAGCCAGCCCAGCACCATTCATGGGATGGTACTTGGCGCTATGGGGGATTTTCACCGGTTTCATGTTTATCGGTTCTCTATGCTACCCAACGGCGAAGCAAGTGGTATTCGGCTCACTGACTGTCCTGTTTGCACTATTGGCGGCACGTGATTTCACCGGCAGCGAACTGATCGGCACCATCGCTGGTTTCGAAGGTATTTTCTGTGGCGCAAGCGCGGTTTACTTTGCGATGGCGCAAGTGCTGAACAACGAATACGGCCGCACTATTCTGCCAATTGGTGAGAAGAAAGCACCAGCAGTGAAAGCGCAAGAGCTTGCTGCTTAA
- the xseA gene encoding exodeoxyribonuclease VII large subunit has protein sequence MSSLTNQNIFTVSHLNSEVRLLLENEMGIVWLVGEISNFSAPVSGHWYFTLKDSMAQVKCAMFRGNNRQVSFKPINGNQVLVRARLSLYEPRGDYQLIIESMQAEGDGRLQQQFDALKMKLAAEGLFAQSNKRPIPEHPKCVGVITSKTGAALFDILDVLKRRDPSLPVVIYPTLVQGEEAAIQIAQAIGRANSRDECDVLIVGRGGGSLEDLWCFNHEIVARTIAASQIPIISAVGHEIDVTIADFVADLRAPTPSAAAELVSRDHSHKDQALLSLEQKLRSAWRHYLSAQHRQVVEFAHRLEKQHPRYRLLRQAQQADELQIQLQRAMEKYLAKRENTLSHAFHQLQLKSPVRQISQQQNKMARAEQALQDAMERKLLSFRHHIALAAEKLDAVSPLATLKRGYSITQNAQGDVITRQAQTKTGDTLVTRLMDGEIRSTVN, from the coding sequence TTGTCTTCTCTGACCAATCAAAACATCTTCACCGTCTCGCATTTAAATTCTGAAGTTCGTCTGTTACTCGAAAATGAAATGGGGATTGTGTGGTTAGTTGGTGAGATTTCTAACTTCTCTGCTCCGGTCTCTGGTCACTGGTATTTCACCCTTAAAGATTCGATGGCCCAAGTTAAATGCGCCATGTTTCGCGGTAACAACCGCCAAGTCTCTTTTAAACCCATCAACGGCAATCAAGTACTGGTGCGTGCTCGACTTTCGCTCTATGAGCCGCGCGGCGACTATCAGTTAATCATCGAAAGCATGCAAGCGGAAGGCGATGGTCGTCTTCAGCAGCAATTTGATGCGCTCAAAATGAAGTTAGCGGCCGAAGGCTTGTTTGCCCAATCGAACAAACGGCCGATCCCAGAGCACCCTAAGTGTGTCGGTGTCATTACCTCCAAAACGGGTGCGGCGCTGTTTGATATTCTCGATGTACTGAAAAGGCGAGATCCGTCTCTGCCTGTCGTTATCTACCCCACCTTGGTTCAAGGAGAAGAAGCGGCGATTCAGATCGCTCAAGCCATCGGCAGGGCCAACAGTCGCGATGAGTGTGATGTACTGATCGTTGGCCGTGGTGGCGGTTCATTGGAAGATCTGTGGTGCTTTAACCATGAGATTGTCGCTCGTACCATTGCCGCCAGTCAGATCCCCATCATTTCCGCGGTAGGGCATGAAATTGACGTGACCATCGCCGATTTCGTTGCCGACTTGCGTGCCCCGACCCCATCCGCGGCGGCGGAGCTGGTCAGCCGTGATCACAGCCATAAAGATCAAGCGCTTCTCAGCCTAGAACAGAAACTGCGTAGTGCATGGCGCCACTACCTAAGCGCACAACATCGTCAAGTGGTTGAATTTGCTCATCGCCTGGAGAAACAGCATCCCCGCTATCGTTTGTTGCGCCAAGCGCAGCAAGCCGATGAGCTGCAGATTCAACTGCAACGAGCGATGGAAAAATATCTCGCCAAACGAGAAAACACACTCTCGCACGCTTTTCATCAATTACAACTCAAGTCACCCGTTCGCCAAATTAGCCAACAACAAAACAAAATGGCGCGGGCTGAACAGGCGCTGCAAGATGCGATGGAGCGAAAATTACTGTCGTTTCGCCACCATATTGCCCTGGCGGCAGAAAAGCTGGATGCTGTCAGCCCACTAGCGACCCTCAAACGTGGTTATTCGATCACGCAAAACGCACAAGGCGACGTGATAACCCGCCAGGCACAAACGAAAACAGGTGACACTCTGGTCACCCGTTTAATGGATGGTGAGATTCGCTCAACCGTTAACTGA
- the der gene encoding ribosome biogenesis GTPase Der produces the protein MVPVVALVGRPNVGKSTLFNRLTRSRDALVADFPGLTRDRKYGQAKVGEHDFIVIDTGGIDGSEEGVETKMAQQSLAAINEADVVLFMVDGRAGLTSADEAIAAHLRKIEKPAMLVVNKIDGIDADAASADFWQLGVDDMYQIAAAHGRGVTALIERALDPFFDNMLSAGKEGEIEDLTEFADQDEESLDYSEEEAEEAFKRLQDQPIKLAIIGRPNVGKSTLTNRILGEERVVVYDMPGTTRDSIYIPMERDGREYVLIDTAGVRRRGRINETVEKFSVVKTLKAVEDANVVLLVIDARENISDQDLSLLGFALNAGRSIVLAVNKWDGLDNEVKEHVKKELDRRLGFVDFARIHFISALHGTGVGHLFESVQEAYRSATTRVSTSVLTRIMKMATEDHQPPMVRGRRVKLKYAHAGGYNPPIIVIHGNMVRELPDSYKRYLMNYYRKSLDIMGTPIRILFQNSENPFEGRTSKMTLSQERARKRMVSAVKNRSK, from the coding sequence ATGGTACCTGTTGTTGCCCTGGTTGGGCGTCCGAACGTAGGTAAGTCTACCTTGTTCAACCGTTTGACTCGTTCTCGTGACGCATTAGTGGCAGACTTTCCCGGTCTGACGCGAGATCGTAAGTACGGTCAGGCTAAAGTAGGCGAACACGACTTCATCGTGATTGATACAGGTGGTATCGACGGTTCTGAAGAGGGCGTTGAAACCAAGATGGCGCAACAGTCACTGGCGGCGATCAATGAAGCCGATGTGGTGCTGTTTATGGTAGATGGTCGTGCAGGCCTGACATCCGCCGATGAAGCGATTGCTGCGCATCTGCGTAAAATCGAAAAGCCAGCCATGCTAGTGGTGAATAAGATCGATGGAATTGACGCCGATGCCGCCAGTGCCGATTTCTGGCAACTGGGTGTCGATGATATGTACCAGATCGCCGCTGCGCATGGTCGTGGTGTGACTGCGTTGATCGAACGTGCACTCGATCCTTTCTTTGACAACATGCTCAGCGCTGGTAAAGAAGGTGAAATTGAAGATTTGACCGAATTTGCTGACCAAGATGAAGAGTCGCTTGATTACAGCGAAGAAGAAGCGGAAGAAGCGTTCAAACGTCTTCAAGATCAGCCAATTAAGCTGGCGATCATTGGCCGTCCTAATGTGGGTAAATCGACGCTGACCAACCGGATTTTGGGTGAAGAACGTGTCGTGGTGTATGACATGCCAGGAACGACTCGCGACTCGATTTACATCCCAATGGAGCGTGATGGTCGTGAATATGTGTTGATTGATACCGCTGGTGTACGCCGCCGTGGACGCATTAACGAAACAGTAGAAAAATTTTCTGTGGTGAAAACGCTTAAAGCCGTTGAAGATGCTAACGTTGTTCTGCTGGTGATTGATGCGCGTGAGAATATCTCTGATCAGGATTTGAGCTTGCTCGGCTTTGCACTCAACGCTGGTCGTTCAATTGTCTTGGCGGTCAATAAGTGGGATGGCCTAGATAATGAAGTGAAAGAACATGTGAAGAAAGAGCTCGATCGTCGTCTTGGTTTTGTCGACTTTGCGCGTATTCACTTTATCTCTGCGCTACACGGTACAGGTGTGGGCCACTTGTTTGAGTCGGTACAGGAAGCGTATCGCTCTGCGACCACTCGAGTCAGTACCTCAGTTTTGACACGCATTATGAAAATGGCAACCGAAGATCACCAGCCGCCAATGGTTCGTGGTCGTCGAGTTAAACTGAAGTACGCCCATGCTGGTGGTTACAACCCGCCAATTATCGTGATTCACGGTAACATGGTGCGCGAGTTGCCGGACTCTTATAAACGTTATCTGATGAACTACTACCGTAAGTCATTGGATATCATGGGTACACCGATTCGTATTTTGTTCCAAAACAGCGAAAACCCATTTGAAGGCCGCACCAGCAAGATGACGCTCTCTCAAGAGCGTGCGCGTAAGCGAATGGTTTCAGCGGTGAAGAACCGTAGTAAATAA
- a CDS encoding alkyl/aryl-sulfatase gives MKTVYKPTLLAVLITSSAPVLAHSFTAETKAPSATTQAFAAEQRSSLPFADQEDFRLVEKGLIAQQKDLQIKDASGKVVWELGNYSFLLDGRDYDSIHPSLQRQAQLNMHHGLYKVSERIYQVRGYDLANITFVQGDTGWIVFDPLTVPATAKAALDFVNQELGERPVKAVVYSHAHADHFGGVKGIVSQEQVDRGEVPIIAPKGFLEHAVAENVLAGNAMSRRTTYQYGNVLPKGATGQVDAAIGKNVAQGEVSLIAPTKVITEQTETLEIDGVTMEFQNTPGTESPAEMNTYFPQFKALWMAENTVGGLHNVYTLRGAEVRDAKAWSKYINESIHMYAKEADVMFASHTWPRWGNDHINHFLRKQRDMYGYIHDQALRLANHGVTINEIQDEFQVPDVLAHEWYNRGYHGSYHRNAKAVINKYLGYFDMNPATLRPLSPTDAAPKYVAAMGGMANVLKQGQAAFDQGEYRWCAEIVDKAVFAEPSNQQARYLQADCLEQLGYQSESAGERNTYLMGAYELRNGVPNVSATKTAGADTVVAMDTELFLDYLGVRLNGDKAAGTDYTINFVLPDVNEKFLVELENAHLNNLKGLQSDAPDMTLTINRAELNKVLMGKTTITQLAKEGKATIEGNAKALTDIAGMLDDFEFWFNIIEPKVKQ, from the coding sequence ATGAAAACAGTCTATAAACCCACTCTGTTGGCGGTATTGATTACCAGTTCTGCACCTGTATTGGCGCATTCTTTTACTGCAGAAACCAAAGCACCAAGTGCGACTACGCAGGCTTTTGCTGCTGAGCAACGCAGCAGTCTGCCATTTGCTGATCAAGAAGATTTTAGATTGGTCGAGAAAGGCCTGATCGCACAGCAAAAAGATCTCCAAATCAAAGATGCCAGCGGTAAAGTGGTTTGGGAACTGGGTAACTACAGCTTCCTATTGGATGGTCGTGATTACGACAGCATTCACCCAAGTTTACAACGCCAAGCTCAACTCAATATGCACCACGGTCTGTATAAAGTGTCTGAGCGTATTTATCAGGTTCGTGGTTACGATTTAGCCAATATTACCTTTGTTCAAGGCGACACAGGTTGGATCGTGTTTGACCCACTCACAGTGCCCGCCACAGCCAAAGCCGCCTTGGATTTTGTAAACCAAGAGTTGGGCGAGCGTCCGGTGAAAGCGGTGGTTTACAGCCATGCGCATGCTGACCATTTTGGCGGCGTGAAAGGAATTGTGAGCCAAGAGCAAGTTGATCGCGGTGAAGTGCCGATCATCGCACCAAAAGGTTTCTTAGAGCATGCCGTTGCTGAGAACGTATTGGCGGGGAATGCCATGTCGCGTCGTACCACCTACCAATATGGTAACGTGTTGCCGAAAGGGGCCACGGGTCAAGTCGATGCGGCGATTGGTAAAAACGTAGCGCAAGGTGAAGTGAGCCTGATCGCACCAACGAAAGTGATCACTGAACAAACTGAAACGCTAGAGATTGACGGTGTAACGATGGAGTTCCAGAACACGCCGGGAACCGAATCTCCGGCAGAGATGAACACTTACTTCCCACAGTTTAAAGCCTTGTGGATGGCAGAGAACACCGTCGGTGGTTTACACAACGTCTACACTCTGCGTGGTGCGGAAGTCCGTGATGCCAAAGCGTGGAGTAAGTACATCAATGAATCGATACATATGTACGCGAAAGAAGCGGATGTGATGTTTGCCTCACACACATGGCCGCGTTGGGGGAATGACCACATCAACCATTTCCTACGTAAACAGCGTGATATGTACGGTTACATCCATGATCAGGCTCTGCGTTTGGCTAACCATGGTGTCACGATTAATGAGATTCAGGACGAGTTCCAAGTGCCGGATGTGTTGGCGCACGAATGGTACAACCGAGGTTATCACGGCAGCTATCATCGCAATGCCAAAGCGGTGATCAACAAGTACCTAGGTTACTTTGATATGAACCCTGCCACCTTGCGTCCGCTTTCTCCTACTGACGCTGCACCCAAATACGTTGCTGCCATGGGCGGCATGGCCAATGTTCTCAAGCAAGGACAGGCTGCGTTTGATCAAGGTGAGTACCGTTGGTGTGCGGAGATTGTCGATAAAGCCGTGTTTGCAGAGCCGAGTAATCAGCAAGCGCGTTACTTACAGGCGGATTGTTTGGAGCAATTGGGTTACCAGAGTGAATCTGCCGGGGAGCGTAACACTTATTTGATGGGCGCTTATGAGCTACGTAACGGTGTACCCAATGTGTCGGCAACCAAAACGGCAGGTGCGGATACCGTGGTTGCGATGGATACCGAACTGTTCCTCGATTATCTAGGCGTGCGTCTTAATGGCGATAAAGCAGCAGGTACTGATTACACCATTAATTTTGTCTTGCCAGATGTGAATGAGAAGTTCTTGGTTGAGTTGGAAAATGCACACTTGAACAATCTCAAAGGACTTCAGTCTGATGCGCCAGATATGACGCTGACGATCAATCGTGCCGAGCTAAATAAAGTGCTGATGGGCAAAACTACCATCACACAATTAGCCAAAGAGGGTAAAGCAACCATTGAAGGCAACGCGAAAGCGCTGACCGATATTGCCGGAATGTTAGATGACTTTGAATTCTGGTTTAACATCATTGAACCCAAAGTGAAGCAATAA
- a CDS encoding chitinase, with the protein MNISHLSLLIGCALAAGTQAAMTIQPDPQNANGYLVSRAELQAAEQAKTANPMYAIWSQALQTRPNSVVEAIEPGASSNPENVKRVERVFPQSEWDFLTQMAAPEYTYTRFLRAVGKFPAFCGEYSDGRNADAICKKSIVTAFAHFSQETGGHIAKDNVSDNPLALEEWQQALVHVREMGWSEGQAGYTTGCGQNDWQNQRWPCEAGQGYFGRGAKQLSYHFNYGAFSEVMFDGDATVLLKNPALVADSWLNLASAIWFFLTPQAPKPAMLHVIDRTWVPSQREIDAGIGYGFGTTINVINGGIECGEQNKNKGQPVNRIRYWEGLAEHYQIPIEADEKNTCWQQTPYGSLNLNGATDVLYTNWDGNWKYYADRPGGYSFECELVGFQTAYSALVPGDYEKCVSNFYGSHASWPQVRVVDKLDPVDPGTDPGGNGWESSKVYLAGDLVTYQGATYKAKWWTQGDEPSKGGPWELVAGTPSEPTPTPDPVPTPDPTPDPTPTPDPIPDPTPIPDTFVQWEPGASQVANGDKVTYNGKCFVAKNGPGVWETPTQSNWFWDEISCQ; encoded by the coding sequence ATGAACATCTCCCATCTGTCGCTGTTGATTGGCTGCGCACTGGCGGCCGGAACGCAGGCAGCGATGACGATTCAGCCCGACCCGCAAAATGCGAATGGCTACTTGGTTTCACGTGCAGAGTTGCAAGCGGCGGAACAAGCCAAAACGGCCAATCCCATGTATGCGATTTGGTCGCAAGCCCTGCAAACACGCCCCAACTCCGTGGTGGAAGCGATAGAGCCGGGGGCCAGCAGCAATCCAGAAAACGTGAAACGAGTCGAACGTGTGTTCCCGCAAAGTGAATGGGATTTCTTAACCCAGATGGCGGCGCCGGAGTACACTTACACCCGTTTTTTGCGTGCAGTGGGCAAGTTTCCTGCTTTTTGTGGGGAGTACAGCGATGGGCGAAACGCGGATGCGATTTGTAAAAAGTCCATCGTGACCGCCTTTGCTCACTTCTCTCAAGAGACTGGTGGCCACATTGCCAAAGACAATGTTTCAGATAATCCTTTAGCTTTGGAAGAGTGGCAACAAGCGTTGGTGCATGTGCGTGAAATGGGCTGGTCTGAAGGGCAAGCGGGTTACACGACTGGCTGTGGTCAAAACGATTGGCAGAATCAGCGCTGGCCGTGTGAAGCCGGTCAAGGCTATTTTGGTCGCGGCGCTAAACAGCTCTCTTATCATTTCAATTACGGCGCATTTTCCGAAGTGATGTTTGACGGCGATGCGACAGTACTGCTGAAAAATCCTGCGCTGGTTGCGGACTCTTGGCTCAATTTGGCCTCGGCAATCTGGTTCTTCTTAACCCCGCAGGCCCCCAAACCCGCTATGCTGCACGTGATTGATCGTACTTGGGTGCCGTCTCAGCGTGAAATTGATGCCGGGATTGGCTATGGCTTTGGCACCACCATCAATGTGATCAATGGCGGGATAGAGTGCGGTGAGCAAAACAAAAACAAAGGCCAGCCAGTGAACCGCATTCGCTACTGGGAAGGGTTGGCGGAGCATTATCAGATCCCGATTGAAGCCGACGAGAAAAACACCTGCTGGCAACAAACGCCTTACGGCAGCCTCAATCTTAATGGTGCGACTGATGTGTTGTACACCAACTGGGATGGTAACTGGAAATACTATGCAGATCGCCCCGGAGGCTATTCGTTCGAGTGTGAGTTAGTCGGCTTTCAAACGGCATACTCGGCTTTGGTACCCGGAGACTACGAAAAATGCGTGAGCAATTTTTATGGCTCACACGCCAGTTGGCCGCAAGTACGAGTGGTGGATAAACTGGATCCGGTCGACCCTGGAACTGATCCGGGCGGCAATGGTTGGGAGAGCAGTAAAGTTTACCTAGCGGGTGATCTTGTAACCTACCAAGGCGCGACCTACAAAGCGAAATGGTGGACTCAAGGGGATGAACCAAGCAAAGGTGGCCCATGGGAGCTAGTGGCGGGAACGCCATCGGAGCCTACGCCAACACCAGATCCGGTTCCCACGCCTGATCCGACTCCAGATCCAACCCCAACACCGGACCCAATTCCCGATCCGACACCGATTCCAGACACGTTTGTGCAGTGGGAACCGGGAGCAAGCCAAGTGGCCAATGGTGACAAAGTGACGTACAACGGAAAATGTTTTGTGGCCAAAAATGGCCCGGGCGTATGGGAAACCCCGACGCAGTCCAACTGGTTCTGGGATGAAATATCCTGTCAGTAA